The DNA region TGCTGTTTTAAATACGAATCGATGTATTTTCTAAACACGCCCAAGTTGGTCAGATTTCTACCGTTGACCAATATGTCTTTGTTGATGTTCCGTTCGGTGTTGTACGATTTGATATCCGCTTGACGGGTTTCCAAATAGCTGGATATCAACTGTATGTCTTTTAACTCTTCAACGTCTTCTTCCGAAAGGTATTTTACTCCATCCTGTTTGATGTAAAGCGCCCGTTTTATACGTCGGCCATCCGATGTGGTCATACCGCGCCAGTTTTTAAACGAATCGGAAATCAGCGCATAAGTGGGAATAGTGGTGATGGTTTTATCGAAATTTTGGACTTTTACCGTCGCCAGAGTAATTTCGGTAACATCTCCATCGGCACCATATTTTTCAAAGGTAATCCAGTCGCCAATGCGTACCATATCGTTAATCGAGACTTGAATACTAGCCACAAAACCCAAAATGGTATCCTTAAACACCAAAATAATTACGGCCGAAGCGGCACCCAATCCGGTGATGAATTTTATAAAATCGGTTTCGGTGATAATCGCCAAACAAGAAAAAATGCCAATCACCCAAGCAAAAATCATAAATACCTGAATGTAGCTGGCAATGGGCTTGTCCTTAAACTGTTTTAGTGTTTTTAAATAGTCTTTTACGGTATTGAGCAAGCTACGTACAATCCATAGCATCAAAATAATGCCAAATACCTTTAAACCTTTTTCGGCAATCTCTTCATAAAACTGAAAATCGGCCAATACAATGGGTACAAATTCCAAAGCAATCAATAGCGGAACGATGTGTGCAATATTCCTCGGCGCTTTATTGGCTACCAACAGATCATCAAAATTGGTCTTTGATTTTGAAGCAAATTGCGAGAACACCCCAATAAGCAGCTTTCGGGTAATAAAATCGACTATAAAAATTAAAATGAGCAGTGCCAATAACAACAGCAGCATATTTAAATATTTTGCTGCGACTTCCGTAGTGCCCAGTTCCATTAAATAGTCGTACAGCCAGTGCTTTAAACTATCCATTACGGGCAGGTTTTAAGAATTTCTTTTCCACATAAAAGGTTCCGAAAGGAATTATGGAAGCCACCAAAACGACCAGAAATGTGCGGTTGTTCCATTTATAGTCGTTCTTCAGCATAAACGCCATGGCCACATAGGCAATAAATAAAATACCGTGTGGCATCCCCAGCATTTTTACGTATTGCGGGTCGTTGGCCATATATTTTATAGGGGTGGCGATAAATAGTAAAAGGATATACGAAACACCTTCCAGCAGTGCTACAATTCGGAAAATATTTTTAAATGAAAGCATGTTGATTTGTTTTGTGCAAAAGTAGAACACAACACCCAAATAGCGATACGATTTAAGACTTTTTTAGGCTATGACTAAACCACGTTGAAAATAAGGATGCCGTAAATAACGAAGCGCAACAACCTTAACGAACCGTAAAGCATTACGCTACGGAACGGAAATTTGATGATGCCCGCCGCAATACAGGAAATGGAAAAGGGTAGTGGCAATAGGGCACCAACAACGATTAAAAAACCACCCCATTTTTTGGAGTTTTTTAGCTGTTTTTCCATTTTTTGCTCCAAATAATTGTGAACCGATGGAATTTTGGTCATGGTGTGTCCCATCCAATAGGACAATAAACCTCCGCTATAAGATAATAATGCCAACAGACTTAAATACAGCCAAGGCGCGTACATTTTTCCGGCCCAAGCAATAAAAATTTCTGGCGGAACAAGCCCCAAAAGCGTTTCGGAAACAAAAAAGAAACTGAGTACGCCATAAGCTGGCAATATTTCGGTGAGCCTGGTTAATGCTGCATTAATATCAAAAAAATGATTGATTACATAAAGCGCAACTACAATACCAATAATGTACGGCAAAGCCTTTTTAACGGCTTGCCAAACAAACGTATAAAACCCCGTATAGCTGTAATACTGGTGCAGTAACTGCCAACGCGATTTTTCAGATTTGTTTTTTGATTTCGGTTTCATGTCCAATCCAAGATTTTTGGGAGTACAAAGATACTACAAGATCGGACTTCTGTAAAATACTATATTATATTTAATCTTATTTTAACAGTGGTAGTGGGGTTTTGTGATTTTATATTTTACATAATGTAAATTATAATTCAAATGTGTTTGTATAGCTGTTTATCTTAAATGTACATTTGATAGCTATAATTCTCTATTATGTAAAATATCCCAGAACGTGTAGAAATATGAATGAAACATTGTGCTTGGGTCATTAAACTTTTTTAAATTGTTACCACAATTTATTTTACACATAATTATCCATCGCTTGCCAACGCCATATAAAAGCTTCACTTTTTGCACTGTTTTAAAATTCGCGTATTTGTAAAAATTACGTCAAAAAAAATTTTACGCAATTCTCGTTAAGTTGCCACAAGAGTATAAAATTTCTCTGCGAGCAAATTTCTATACACTTGTTATATGTAGAACTTAAATTAAAGTTTTCTTTTTGTGCATTATCTTTTGCCTTGATGCAAAAGAAACAAAAAATCAAGGCTGCATATAATTTTGGAAACAATTAACGGCTCACTCCACTATATCTTAGGAAACATTTGAACTATTAAGACTATGTAGTAATATTATGTAAAATAGAAACATTTAAAAAACTGTATTGCTAAACCCCTAAAATATAGTCGTTACACTCGCCTATTGTTTTAGCCAAAATTTTATGATACCGAAAACCTTCTTAGTAAGTTAATTATTACTATTTTTAAGCTTCAATATTTCTTATGCAGATAGTCCATTTAACAGACATACATTTATCAGAAAAAAACTTTAAAGAATTCGAAAATAATTTTCGAAAAGCATTAATTAATGATTTGTCTAAATATCATTCTAAGAATAACCCTATTGAACTAATTGTAATTACTGGAGATTTGGTTGATTGTGGAGGTCATTCACTTTTGAAAATGCCAAGATTTAGTAGTACCTATACTAATCCTTTTAATATTTTTGATAAAGAATTTATTGAGCCTATCGCAGCAGCTTTAAATATAAAAAAGACTCAGTTTTTATTTATTCCTGGAAACCATGATATTAATGAAAATGATATTCTTTGGGTTAATGAAAAGAGTATGAAAAAGGACATAAATGAGTCTAATATAGATAAGTATCTGCATGATACAAGACATAATTTTAATTATAAAAACGAAAGATTAAGGTATTTCAAAGAATTTGAATTTGAGATTCATAAATCAACTCCAAATTATAAATTCTCTAACAATGAATCGACTTACTTACATGAATTAAAAAATGGATATAAAGTTGGTTTTATATTACTAAACGATTCGTGGAGATGTTCTACATGTGAATTAAAAGATGATACTCATAATTATCATTATTTTGGAGTAAATCAAATATATTCTGGACTGAAAAATCTTGACAGTATGGGATCAAATATAAATATTTGTTTACATCATCATTCAGTAGAGGATTTTAAAGAAAGAATTGAATTTGAAAGAATCCTAACTACAAAGAACATTGAACTACTCTTATATGGACACCATCATTCAAATGATTCGCAATTGCATTACAATGGAGTTGGTGGTTGTCTTGGGTTTAGAGGAAGAGCTACACTTAACAAGCCTGAAGATTCTGATTCTAAATATCAATCTGGTTATAAAGTTTTAGATATAAATTTTGGTTTAAATAAAGTTGAAAAAATCCATTACAGGAAATATGAATACGATCAGACAAAATTTGTCGCAGATGTTAGGTATGGAGATGATTTAGGTATTGATTGTAACGAAAGGCATGGTGGAAAGGGATACCCTTTTAGTTTACAAGAGACCTCACCTGCTTCATTTTTAAAGAGCTTAGATGAAGATAAATTTAAAAACTTCAAATGAATCACTACGAAAAAAGATATATAACACATTTTGGTGGAAACAATCTATCGTCTTTATTTGATGATGATGTTAGTGACTTGACTCTTCTGCAAAGTCTTAATAACAATTCAAAGATTGTACTACTTGGCAATCCTGGAATTGGAAAAACAACCGAGTTAAAAAATTTGTTTTCCGAATTATGGAAAGTGAAAGATTCTTCTGGAATTGTTCCGCTTTTTATTGATTTAAAATATTTCAGAAAAGGTGATAATTTTTATGATTTTATTCAGTTCAAAGAATGGAAAGAATTACCACAAGTTATTTTTATTTTAGATGGATTAGATGAAATAGTTGATATTCAAGATTTTATTTCAACTTTTGAAACCTTTATTCAAGACAATTCAGATATTAATATCAAATATGTAATTAGTTGTAGAACTAATATTTACGATAAATATTTAATACAAATAACAGACTTTGAAATCTATTTTTTGAAATCTCTAACCTTTGGTCAAGCTAAATCAATTTTGAAAA from Tamlana crocina includes:
- a CDS encoding metallophosphoesterase, producing MQIVHLTDIHLSEKNFKEFENNFRKALINDLSKYHSKNNPIELIVITGDLVDCGGHSLLKMPRFSSTYTNPFNIFDKEFIEPIAAALNIKKTQFLFIPGNHDINENDILWVNEKSMKKDINESNIDKYLHDTRHNFNYKNERLRYFKEFEFEIHKSTPNYKFSNNESTYLHELKNGYKVGFILLNDSWRCSTCELKDDTHNYHYFGVNQIYSGLKNLDSMGSNINICLHHHSVEDFKERIEFERILTTKNIELLLYGHHHSNDSQLHYNGVGGCLGFRGRATLNKPEDSDSKYQSGYKVLDINFGLNKVEKIHYRKYEYDQTKFVADVRYGDDLGIDCNERHGGKGYPFSLQETSPASFLKSLDEDKFKNFK
- a CDS encoding VTT domain-containing protein, coding for MKPKSKNKSEKSRWQLLHQYYSYTGFYTFVWQAVKKALPYIIGIVVALYVINHFFDINAALTRLTEILPAYGVLSFFFVSETLLGLVPPEIFIAWAGKMYAPWLYLSLLALLSYSGGLLSYWMGHTMTKIPSVHNYLEQKMEKQLKNSKKWGGFLIVVGALLPLPFSISCIAAGIIKFPFRSVMLYGSLRLLRFVIYGILIFNVV
- a CDS encoding DUF3817 domain-containing protein is translated as MLSFKNIFRIVALLEGVSYILLLFIATPIKYMANDPQYVKMLGMPHGILFIAYVAMAFMLKNDYKWNNRTFLVVLVASIIPFGTFYVEKKFLKPARNG
- a CDS encoding mechanosensitive ion channel domain-containing protein, which gives rise to MDSLKHWLYDYLMELGTTEVAAKYLNMLLLLLALLILIFIVDFITRKLLIGVFSQFASKSKTNFDDLLVANKAPRNIAHIVPLLIALEFVPIVLADFQFYEEIAEKGLKVFGIILMLWIVRSLLNTVKDYLKTLKQFKDKPIASYIQVFMIFAWVIGIFSCLAIITETDFIKFITGLGAASAVIILVFKDTILGFVASIQVSINDMVRIGDWITFEKYGADGDVTEITLATVKVQNFDKTITTIPTYALISDSFKNWRGMTTSDGRRIKRALYIKQDGVKYLSEEDVEELKDIQLISSYLETRQADIKSYNTERNINKDILVNGRNLTNLGVFRKYIDSYLKQHSAINKDMMIMARQLAPTTQGIPLEIYAFSSDKRWENYEYIMSDIFDHLIASLPYFGLEIFELPSNSVFKAHHA